GATGGCTGCGTAGCGGATCGGGCGCCCACGGCAGGTCGGGCAGCGGCAACAGCGTCAGCGCGTAGTCGCGCGGCCGGTTCAAGGCGTGCAATACCCGGCTCGCCTCGCCAAAAGCGACCTCGGCCCACACCACGCAGGTCAGCACGGTGCTGTCGCACACCAGCACCCGCGCGCCGGCGCCGACGGCCACCGCCTCGGCCGCGAGCTGGCCGGCGGCGATCGCCTCGATGTCGGCCATCGTCGGCCGGTACGGCCGCGTCGCGTAGTAGTGGCGCGCGTATTCGTCGATGCGCGCGACGCGGGCTCCCTGCTCGGCCAAGCTGTGCGCCAGTGCCGCCGCCAGCGCGCTCTTGCCGCACGACTCCGGGCCGACGAGGGCGATGCGGGTAACAGCGGGAAGGGACATGGCAGAGGCAGAGATGGCGACGGAAAACAAGAATTATAAGACGCGGGGGACGACACCCCGGAAATTTTCACAGCCGGCGAGGACAAGGGTGTGGGCCGGCTGTGGAAAATTCATCCAATCATTTGAAACGACAGCGATTTTCGGAACGGGTCAAAAATTAGGCAGCTCGCCCGGGCTTATCCCGGCTTCGCGTAGACAAGCTTGTGGGCCGCCTGTGGACAAGCTCGGCAAATGCCTGACGCGACGGGGCTTTTTCATCACCGCCCATTTTTTAGGCAGCCCCCCTCCGCCGCCTTGCCCCCGGACGAGTCAGGCTCGGCCAAGCTAGCCGAGCGCCTCACACCGTCCACTCGCCGGCCCAGTCTTCCATCAGGCAAGCGCGTTTCTCTTCGGCCGTCCCCGGCAGCGACGCGAGCACCGTCAGCTTGGCGAGCGCCGCCTCGGGCGTGAGGTCGGCGCCCGGCAAGGCGCCGGCGCGCGCGAGCGGCTGGCTGGCCGCGTAGGCGCCGACCTTTACCGCACCTCTGAACACCTGCGTCAGGTTCAGCACCAGCGTGCCGGCCTCGGTCGCCTTCTTCACGCCTTCGAGCAGCGCCGCTTCGGCCGGCGCGTTGCCGTTGCCGTAGCTCATCAGGATGGCGCCGGCCAGATCCCCCTCGGCCAACCTCTTGCCGAAGATCGCCGCACCCTCGCCCGGCGTCAGGAACAGCGCGACGACGCGCGCCGACTCGTCGAGCTTCTGCGCCGAAAACGCGCCGGCCGGCTTGGCGCGCCAATGCTCGCGATGCCAGCGCGCGGCGATGCCGAAGGCGGCCAGCGGCGGCGCGTTGGGGCTGTCGAAGCCGGAGAAGCTCGCCGCGCCGACCTTGCGCGCGCGGCAGCCGCGCAGCAGCAGCCTGTCGAAAGCGATCGCAACCTCGGCAAGATCCTTCTGGCTCGCCGCCTCGAAAGCGTCGGCGAGGTTGCTCCAGCCGTCGCTCCTCGGGTGCACCAGCGGCAGCTGCGAGCCGGTCAGCACCACCGGCTTGGAAAGGTTCTTAAGCGCGAACGCGAGCACGCTCGCGGTGTAGGCCATCGTGTCGGTGCCGTGGATGACGACGAAGCCGTCGTAGGCGGCGTAGCGGTCGGCGATGTCGGCTGCGATGCGGTTCCAGTGCGCGATCGTGATCGCCGACGAGTCGATCAATTCCTCGTATTCGATCAGGTCGAAGTCGTGGCCGGCATCGGCGAGGCGCTGCATCAGCCGCGGCAACAGGCCCGGCACCGGCGCGAGGCCGTCGGGCGTGTGGTCCATGCCGATGGTGCCGCCGGTGTAGAGAACGCAGAGTCGGGTCATGGGCAGTCCTTATCCATTCAGGGTTGGCCGAGCTTAACGCAAAAACGGCGCGGGAAAGCCGCGCCGCTCTTGAATGTCGGCGATGGTCCAGCCACCG
This DNA window, taken from Crenobacter cavernae, encodes the following:
- a CDS encoding asparaginase, with translation MTRLCVLYTGGTIGMDHTPDGLAPVPGLLPRLMQRLADAGHDFDLIEYEELIDSSAITIAHWNRIAADIADRYAAYDGFVVIHGTDTMAYTASVLAFALKNLSKPVVLTGSQLPLVHPRSDGWSNLADAFEAASQKDLAEVAIAFDRLLLRGCRARKVGAASFSGFDSPNAPPLAAFGIAARWHREHWRAKPAGAFSAQKLDESARVVALFLTPGEGAAIFGKRLAEGDLAGAILMSYGNGNAPAEAALLEGVKKATEAGTLVLNLTQVFRGAVKVGAYAASQPLARAGALPGADLTPEAALAKLTVLASLPGTAEEKRACLMEDWAGEWTV
- a CDS encoding AAA family ATPase, with translation MSLPAVTRIALVGPESCGKSALAAALAHSLAEQGARVARIDEYARHYYATRPYRPTMADIEAIAAGQLAAEAVAVGAGARVLVCDSTVLTCVVWAEVAFGEASRVLHALNRPRDYALTLLPLPDLPWAPDPLRSHPDERDMLFARYRAKLTAAGVASAEIGGLDQARVDAAWQALRAARLA